From a region of the Lactuca sativa cultivar Salinas chromosome 4, Lsat_Salinas_v11, whole genome shotgun sequence genome:
- the LOC111896534 gene encoding uncharacterized protein LOC111896534 isoform X2: MNPHHNSNQNPATPSAAQQVNSVTNQQTCNGNVGGLLPNNRPIAPPSCFMNFPNQPFPLQNTMAQFPTGFPGFNPQQNFNPFPVNQFNPSQFFPNNSMNRPVYNPNVALPNEQVIMQNTIQNIYQLLQLQSQSQSQNPNYPQCPPGNFPMFQNQIPNVMSHQNPGFLPNQQFSMPNFNGPLQHANQVQHLQGNPFLPHAPNSVQPQQSPNLLLQNQIPQGVVPQNHNFLPNQMNPSGPMQIANQGQKGQQGTSILPQKPSPTVTNFQEKHGNNINGGWTSPHKNFTGNKKNDTSQSHKGFKSQFHHGKHPYNGNMNQEGKNNAAVNSRPKNFISTKFEKKVPSLKYTEQEIKQWREARKKHYPTNVNKSKEEEASVLRRQQLKEILTKQAELGCEVADIPSHYLSGPEKHIQKHEKERFKKGKFQKKRGNKFQNDRITKKTRSENPNKPNENKRDPSLLQKLLTKDIKRDQNHLLQVFRFMVVNSFFSGQPEKPLRFPDVIVRETGPGVAGEVAGEPDSLVVEGGEKVVEKVDVDSDEEEGEITD; encoded by the exons ATGAATCCTCATCATAATTCCAACCAAAATCCAGCAACTCCTTCCGCAGCTCAACAG GTTAACTCTGTCACTAATCAACAAACCTGCAATGGAAATGTTGGAGGATTATTGCCCAATAACAGACCAATCGCACCTCCATCTTGTTTCATGAATTTCCCTAATCAGCCTTTTCCCCTGCAAAATACAATGGCTCAATTCCCTACTGGTTTTCCTGGATTCAATCCACAGCAGAATTTTAATCCCTTTCCTGTAAACCAGTTTAATCCTTCTCAGTTCTTTCCTAACAATTCCATGAATCGTCCTGTATACAACCCAAATGTTGCTTTACCTAATGAGCAAGTCATTATGCAGAATACGATCCAAAATATCTATCAGCTTCTTCAATTACAATCACAATCACAATCACAGAACCCCAATTATCCCCAATGTCCTCCTGGTAATTTCCCCATGTTCCAGAACCAGATTCCAAATGTTATGAGTCATCAAAACCCTGGATTTCTTCCAAATCAGCAGTTTAGCATGCCTAATTTCAATGGCCCCTTGCAACACGCTAATCAAGTACAACACTTACAAGGGAACCCGTTTCTACCTCATGCTCCTAATTCAGTTCAACCACAGCAATCACCAAATCTCCTTTTACAG AACCAGATTCCTCAAGGTGTGGTTCCTCAAAATCACAACTTTCTTCCAAATCAGATGAATCCAAGTGGGCCCATGCAAATTGCTAATCAAGGACAAAAAGGTCAACAAGGGACCTCAATTTTACCCCAGAAACCTTCTCCTACAGTCACAAATTTTCAG GAGAAACATGGAAACAACATTAATGGTGGATGGACTTCTCCACACAAGAACTTCACAGGAAATAAAAAGAATGACACCTCACAATCACATAAAGG ATTCAAGTCTCAGTTTCATCATGGAAAACATCCCTACAATGGCAATATGAATCAAG AGGGTAAGAACAATGCTGCAGTAAATTCTAGGCCTAAAAATTTCATTTCCACCAAGTTTGAAAAAAA GGTACCCTCTCTGAAGTATACAGAGCAAGAAATTAAGCAGTGGCGTGAGGCTCGTAAGAAGCATTATCCCACAAATGTCAACAAATCCAAGGAAGAAGAGGCATCTGTATTACGTCGTCAG CAATTGAAGGAAATATTGACAAAACAGGCGGAACTAGGCTGTGAAGTAGCCGATATTCCATCGCATTATTTATCGGGTCCTGAAAAACACATCCAAAAACACGAAAAGGAACGATTCAAAAAAGGAAAATTCCAAAAGAAAAGAGGAAATAAATTTCAAAATGATCGAATCACCAAGAAAACAAGATCAGAAAACCCTAATAAGCCAAACGAGAACAAGCGGGACCCATCACTTTTACAAAAACTTTTGACAAAAGACATCAAGAGAGACCAAAACCATCTTTTACAAGTTTTCCGCTTCATGGTGGTCAACTCTTTCTTCTCCGGTCAACCGGAAAAGCCTTTGAGATTTCCGGATGTAATTGTGAGAGAAACGGGTCCCGGTGTCGCCGGAGAAGTCGCCGGAGAACCGGATAGTTTGGTTGTTGAAGGTGGCGAGAAGGTGGTTGAGAAAGTTGATGTTGATTCTGATGAAGAAGAGGGAGAAATCACTgattga
- the LOC111896534 gene encoding uncharacterized protein LOC111896534 isoform X1 — MNPHHNSNQNPATPSAAQQVNSVTNQQTCNGNVGGLLPNNRPIAPPSCFMNFPNQPFPLQNTMAQFPTGFPGFNPQQNFNPFPVNQFNPSQFFPNNSMNRPVYNPNVALPNEQVIMQNTIQNIYQLLQLQSQSQSQNPNYPQCPPGNFPMFQNQIPNVMSHQNPGFLPNQQFSMPNFNGPLQHANQVQHLQGNPFLPHAPNSVQPQQSPNLLLQNQIPQGVVPQNHNFLPNQMNPSGPMQIANQGQKGQQGTSILPQKPSPTVTNFQEKHGNNINGGWTSPHKNFTGNKKNDTSQSHKGFKSQFHHGKHPYNGNMNQAEGKNNAAVNSRPKNFISTKFEKKVPSLKYTEQEIKQWREARKKHYPTNVNKSKEEEASVLRRQQLKEILTKQAELGCEVADIPSHYLSGPEKHIQKHEKERFKKGKFQKKRGNKFQNDRITKKTRSENPNKPNENKRDPSLLQKLLTKDIKRDQNHLLQVFRFMVVNSFFSGQPEKPLRFPDVIVRETGPGVAGEVAGEPDSLVVEGGEKVVEKVDVDSDEEEGEITD; from the exons ATGAATCCTCATCATAATTCCAACCAAAATCCAGCAACTCCTTCCGCAGCTCAACAG GTTAACTCTGTCACTAATCAACAAACCTGCAATGGAAATGTTGGAGGATTATTGCCCAATAACAGACCAATCGCACCTCCATCTTGTTTCATGAATTTCCCTAATCAGCCTTTTCCCCTGCAAAATACAATGGCTCAATTCCCTACTGGTTTTCCTGGATTCAATCCACAGCAGAATTTTAATCCCTTTCCTGTAAACCAGTTTAATCCTTCTCAGTTCTTTCCTAACAATTCCATGAATCGTCCTGTATACAACCCAAATGTTGCTTTACCTAATGAGCAAGTCATTATGCAGAATACGATCCAAAATATCTATCAGCTTCTTCAATTACAATCACAATCACAATCACAGAACCCCAATTATCCCCAATGTCCTCCTGGTAATTTCCCCATGTTCCAGAACCAGATTCCAAATGTTATGAGTCATCAAAACCCTGGATTTCTTCCAAATCAGCAGTTTAGCATGCCTAATTTCAATGGCCCCTTGCAACACGCTAATCAAGTACAACACTTACAAGGGAACCCGTTTCTACCTCATGCTCCTAATTCAGTTCAACCACAGCAATCACCAAATCTCCTTTTACAG AACCAGATTCCTCAAGGTGTGGTTCCTCAAAATCACAACTTTCTTCCAAATCAGATGAATCCAAGTGGGCCCATGCAAATTGCTAATCAAGGACAAAAAGGTCAACAAGGGACCTCAATTTTACCCCAGAAACCTTCTCCTACAGTCACAAATTTTCAG GAGAAACATGGAAACAACATTAATGGTGGATGGACTTCTCCACACAAGAACTTCACAGGAAATAAAAAGAATGACACCTCACAATCACATAAAGG ATTCAAGTCTCAGTTTCATCATGGAAAACATCCCTACAATGGCAATATGAATCAAG CAGAGGGTAAGAACAATGCTGCAGTAAATTCTAGGCCTAAAAATTTCATTTCCACCAAGTTTGAAAAAAA GGTACCCTCTCTGAAGTATACAGAGCAAGAAATTAAGCAGTGGCGTGAGGCTCGTAAGAAGCATTATCCCACAAATGTCAACAAATCCAAGGAAGAAGAGGCATCTGTATTACGTCGTCAG CAATTGAAGGAAATATTGACAAAACAGGCGGAACTAGGCTGTGAAGTAGCCGATATTCCATCGCATTATTTATCGGGTCCTGAAAAACACATCCAAAAACACGAAAAGGAACGATTCAAAAAAGGAAAATTCCAAAAGAAAAGAGGAAATAAATTTCAAAATGATCGAATCACCAAGAAAACAAGATCAGAAAACCCTAATAAGCCAAACGAGAACAAGCGGGACCCATCACTTTTACAAAAACTTTTGACAAAAGACATCAAGAGAGACCAAAACCATCTTTTACAAGTTTTCCGCTTCATGGTGGTCAACTCTTTCTTCTCCGGTCAACCGGAAAAGCCTTTGAGATTTCCGGATGTAATTGTGAGAGAAACGGGTCCCGGTGTCGCCGGAGAAGTCGCCGGAGAACCGGATAGTTTGGTTGTTGAAGGTGGCGAGAAGGTGGTTGAGAAAGTTGATGTTGATTCTGATGAAGAAGAGGGAGAAATCACTgattga
- the LOC111896534 gene encoding uncharacterized protein LOC111896534 isoform X3 has protein sequence MNPHHNSNQNPATPSAAQQVNSVTNQQTCNGNVGGLLPNNRPIAPPSCFMNFPNQPFPLQNTMAQFPTGFPGFNPQQNFNPFPVNQFNPSQFFPNNSMNRPVYNPNVALPNEQVIMQNTIQNIYQLLQLQSQSQSQNPNYPQCPPGNFPMFQNQIPNVMSHQNPGFLPNQQFSMPNFNGPLQHANQVQHLQGNPFLPHAPNSVQPQQSPNLLLQNQIPQGVVPQNHNFLPNQMNPSGPMQIANQGQKGQQGTSILPQKPSPTVTNFQEKHGNNINGGWTSPHKNFTGNKKNDTSQSHKGFKSQFHHGKHPYNGNMNQAEGKNNAAVNSRPKNFISTKFEKKVPSLKYTEQEIKQWREARKKHYPTNVNKSKEEEASVLRRQEILTKQAELGCEVADIPSHYLSGPEKHIQKHEKERFKKGKFQKKRGNKFQNDRITKKTRSENPNKPNENKRDPSLLQKLLTKDIKRDQNHLLQVFRFMVVNSFFSGQPEKPLRFPDVIVRETGPGVAGEVAGEPDSLVVEGGEKVVEKVDVDSDEEEGEITD, from the exons ATGAATCCTCATCATAATTCCAACCAAAATCCAGCAACTCCTTCCGCAGCTCAACAG GTTAACTCTGTCACTAATCAACAAACCTGCAATGGAAATGTTGGAGGATTATTGCCCAATAACAGACCAATCGCACCTCCATCTTGTTTCATGAATTTCCCTAATCAGCCTTTTCCCCTGCAAAATACAATGGCTCAATTCCCTACTGGTTTTCCTGGATTCAATCCACAGCAGAATTTTAATCCCTTTCCTGTAAACCAGTTTAATCCTTCTCAGTTCTTTCCTAACAATTCCATGAATCGTCCTGTATACAACCCAAATGTTGCTTTACCTAATGAGCAAGTCATTATGCAGAATACGATCCAAAATATCTATCAGCTTCTTCAATTACAATCACAATCACAATCACAGAACCCCAATTATCCCCAATGTCCTCCTGGTAATTTCCCCATGTTCCAGAACCAGATTCCAAATGTTATGAGTCATCAAAACCCTGGATTTCTTCCAAATCAGCAGTTTAGCATGCCTAATTTCAATGGCCCCTTGCAACACGCTAATCAAGTACAACACTTACAAGGGAACCCGTTTCTACCTCATGCTCCTAATTCAGTTCAACCACAGCAATCACCAAATCTCCTTTTACAG AACCAGATTCCTCAAGGTGTGGTTCCTCAAAATCACAACTTTCTTCCAAATCAGATGAATCCAAGTGGGCCCATGCAAATTGCTAATCAAGGACAAAAAGGTCAACAAGGGACCTCAATTTTACCCCAGAAACCTTCTCCTACAGTCACAAATTTTCAG GAGAAACATGGAAACAACATTAATGGTGGATGGACTTCTCCACACAAGAACTTCACAGGAAATAAAAAGAATGACACCTCACAATCACATAAAGG ATTCAAGTCTCAGTTTCATCATGGAAAACATCCCTACAATGGCAATATGAATCAAG CAGAGGGTAAGAACAATGCTGCAGTAAATTCTAGGCCTAAAAATTTCATTTCCACCAAGTTTGAAAAAAA GGTACCCTCTCTGAAGTATACAGAGCAAGAAATTAAGCAGTGGCGTGAGGCTCGTAAGAAGCATTATCCCACAAATGTCAACAAATCCAAGGAAGAAGAGGCATCTGTATTACGTCGTCAG GAAATATTGACAAAACAGGCGGAACTAGGCTGTGAAGTAGCCGATATTCCATCGCATTATTTATCGGGTCCTGAAAAACACATCCAAAAACACGAAAAGGAACGATTCAAAAAAGGAAAATTCCAAAAGAAAAGAGGAAATAAATTTCAAAATGATCGAATCACCAAGAAAACAAGATCAGAAAACCCTAATAAGCCAAACGAGAACAAGCGGGACCCATCACTTTTACAAAAACTTTTGACAAAAGACATCAAGAGAGACCAAAACCATCTTTTACAAGTTTTCCGCTTCATGGTGGTCAACTCTTTCTTCTCCGGTCAACCGGAAAAGCCTTTGAGATTTCCGGATGTAATTGTGAGAGAAACGGGTCCCGGTGTCGCCGGAGAAGTCGCCGGAGAACCGGATAGTTTGGTTGTTGAAGGTGGCGAGAAGGTGGTTGAGAAAGTTGATGTTGATTCTGATGAAGAAGAGGGAGAAATCACTgattga